One genomic segment of Tripterygium wilfordii isolate XIE 37 chromosome 9, ASM1340144v1, whole genome shotgun sequence includes these proteins:
- the LOC120005709 gene encoding casein kinase 1-like protein HD16, whose protein sequence is MDEYDSGGRSGDKGAGADDEGSRAPLPEKVQVGGSPTYRIGRKLGKGGFGQVYVGRRVSPSPKNERTGPGALEVALKFEHRSSKGCNYGPPYEWQVYGALGGSHGVPRVHYKGRQGDYYVMVMDILGPSLWDVWNNNSHTMSIEMVACIAIEAISILEKIHSRGYVHGDVKPENFLLGPPGTPDEKKLFLVDLGLATRWRDSSTGLHVEYDQRPDVFRGTVRYASVHAHLGRTGSRRDDLESLAYTLIFLLRSRLPWQGYQGENKGFLVCKKKMVTSPETLCCFCPQPFRQFVEYVVNLKFDEEPNYAKYISIFDGIVGPNPDIRPINTDGAQKLIYQVGQKRGRLSMEDEDDEQPKKKVRIGMPATQWISVYNARRPMKQRYHYNVADARLSQHIEKGNEDGLFISSVASCSNLWALIMDAGTGFTTQVYELSSYFLHKEWIMEQWEKNYYISAIAGADNGSSLVVMSKGTQYLQQSYKVSDSFPFKWINKKWKEGFYVTSMATAGSRWVIVMSRGTPFCHQVVELDFLYPTEGIHRRWDGGYRITSTAATCDQAAFVLSVPRRKPADETQETLRTSAFPSTHVKEKWAKNLYIASVCYGRTVS, encoded by the exons TTGGGCAAGTATACGTTGGTAGAAGAGTCAGCCCCTCCCCAAAGAATGAAAGAACTGGACCTGGTGCTTTAGAG GTAGCATTGAAATTTGAGCATAGAAGCAGCAAAGGGTGCAATTATGGACCACCTTATGAGTGGCAAGTGTATGG TGCGCTTGGTGGCAGTCATGGTGTGCCACGAGTTCATTATAAGGGTAGGCAAGGTGACTACTATGTCATG GTAATGGATATACTTGGGCCTAGCTTATGGGATGTTTGGAATAATAACTCACACAC GATGTCTATCGAAATGGTTGCATGCATAGCTATTGAAGCAATCTCAATACTGGAGAAAATCCACTCAAGAGG GTATGTGCATGGTGACGTGAAGCCTGAGAATTTTTTGCTTGGCCCACCTGGAACTCCTGATGAGAAAAAATTGTTTCTTGTTGACCTTGGGTTAG CTACCAGGTGGCGAGATAGTTCAACTGGCTTACATGTTGAATATGATCAACGTCCAGATGTTTTCAG GGGAACAGTGCGGTATGCTAGTGTGCATGCTCATCTTGGTAGAACTGGTAGCAGGAGAGATGACTTGGAATCACTTGCTTACACCCTTATTTTTCTTCTCCGTAGCAGACTGCCTTGGCAAGGGTATCAG GGAGAAAATAAAGGCTTCCTGGTTTGCAAGAAGAAGATGGTCACTTCCCCCGAAACTTTGTGTTGCTTCTGTCCGCAGCCGTTTCGACAGTTTGTTGAGTACGTGGTGAATTTGAAATTTGACGAGGAACCCAACTATGCCAAGTATATCTCAATTTTTGATGGCATTGTTGGCCCAAATCCAGATATTAGGCCTATAAACACTGATGGTGCTCAAAAG CTTATATATCAAGTTGGACAGAAGAGAGGACGATTGTCAATGGAGGACGAAGATGACGAGCAGCCAAAGAAAAAAGTTCGAATCGGAATGCCTGCAACACAGTGGATTAGTGTTTACAATGCTCGTCGACCTATGAAGCAAAG ATATCACTACAATGTGGCAGATGCGAGGCTCTCGCAACATATTGAGAAAGGAAATGAAGATGGATTATTTATCAGCAGTGTGGCTTCTTGCTCAAACCTATGGGCTCTAATTATGGATGCTGGCACTGGCTTCACTACTCAAGTTTATGAGCTCTCATCTTACTTTCTTCACAAG GAGTGGATTATGGAACAATGGGAGAAGAATTACTATATCAGTGCAATAGCTGGAGCTGACAATGGGAGCTCATTAGTTGTGATGTCAAAGG GGACCCAGTATCTGCAGCAGTCCTATAAGGTCAGTGATTCATTTCCCTTTAAGTGGATCAATAAAAAATGGAAGGAGGGTTTTTATGTCACTTCCATGGCCACTGCTGGTAGTCGATGGGTAATTGTTATGTCTCGAGGTACACCGTTTTGTCACCAG GTTGTGGAATTAGATTTTCTGTATCCTACTGAAGGTATACACCGGAGGTGGGATGGTGGCTACCGTATCACATCAACCGCAGCAACTTGCGATCAGGCTGCTTTTGTTCTTAGTGTGCCAAGACGCAAACCTGCAGATGAAACTCAGGAGACTCTTCGAACCTCAGCTTTCCCCAGTACACATGTCAAG GAGAAATGGGCAAAGAATCTGTACATTGCATCCGTTTGCTATGGTCGAACTGTATCTTGA
- the LOC120005710 gene encoding protein SAWADEE HOMEODOMAIN HOMOLOG 1-like isoform X1, producing MDRLRPRPRLLFSGFTSAEVEKMEKFLNESDIRLMDNEFFQKIAKSFNCSSGRAGKPIIKWTEVQTWFQERDQHCMPMPEVVPVASPLRKKRGRSPIPKEAGEELPDLSELEFEAKSSTDEAWYDVESFLTHRFLSSGEAEVRVRFVGFGAEEDEWVNVKKAVRERSIPLEHTECHAVKVGDLVLCFQERRDQSIYYDAHVIDIQRRLHDIRGCRCRFLIRYDHDNTEERVRLRRLCRRPL from the exons ATGGATCGTCTTCGTCCCAGGCCGAGGCTCCTCTTCTCTGGATTCACAAGTGCTGAG GTTGAGAAGATGGAGAAGTTTCTGAATGAATCAGATATTCGATTGATGGACAACGAGTTTTTTCAGAAAATTGCAAAAAGTTTTAA TTGCTCTTCTGGTCGTGCTGGGAAACCTATTATTAAATGGACAGAG GTCCAAACTTGGTTCCAGGAGAGGGACCAGCATTGCATGCCTATGCCCGAAGTTGTTCCAGTAGCTAGTCCTCTAAGAAAGAAGCGAGGGCGTTCCCCAATTCCTAAAG AAGCAGGGGAAGAGCTGCCAGATCTCTCAGAGTTGGAATTTGAGGCCAAGTCATCAACAGACGAGGCATG GTATGACGTTGAGTCGTTTCTCACACACAGGTTTCTAAGTTCTGGAGAAGCT GAGGTTCGTGTGAGATTTGTCGGATTTGGGGCGGAGGAGGATGAGTGGGTTAATGTGAAGAAGGCTGTGCGAGAACGCTCCATCCCTCTGGAGCATACAGAATGTCATGCAGTGAAGGTTGGAGATCTTGTGCTATGCTTTCAG GAGAGGAGAGATCAATCCATCTATTATGATGCTCATGTTATCGATATTCAAAGAAGATTGCATGATATTAGGGGCTGCAGGTGTCGTTTCTTAATTCGATATGACCATGACAACACCGAG GAAAGAGTTCGTTTAAGGAGATTATGTCGCAGGCCTCTATAA
- the LOC120005710 gene encoding protein SAWADEE HOMEODOMAIN HOMOLOG 1-like isoform X2: MDRLRPRPRLLFSGFTSAEVEKMEKFLNESDIRLMDNEFFQKIAKSFNCSSGRAGKPIIKWTEVQTWFQERDQHCMPMPEVVPVASPLRKKRGRSPIPKEAGEELPDLSELEFEAKSSTDEAWYDVESFLTHRFLSSGEAEVRVRFVGFGAEEDEWVNVKKAVRERSIPLEHTECHAVKERRDQSIYYDAHVIDIQRRLHDIRGCRCRFLIRYDHDNTEERVRLRRLCRRPL, encoded by the exons ATGGATCGTCTTCGTCCCAGGCCGAGGCTCCTCTTCTCTGGATTCACAAGTGCTGAG GTTGAGAAGATGGAGAAGTTTCTGAATGAATCAGATATTCGATTGATGGACAACGAGTTTTTTCAGAAAATTGCAAAAAGTTTTAA TTGCTCTTCTGGTCGTGCTGGGAAACCTATTATTAAATGGACAGAG GTCCAAACTTGGTTCCAGGAGAGGGACCAGCATTGCATGCCTATGCCCGAAGTTGTTCCAGTAGCTAGTCCTCTAAGAAAGAAGCGAGGGCGTTCCCCAATTCCTAAAG AAGCAGGGGAAGAGCTGCCAGATCTCTCAGAGTTGGAATTTGAGGCCAAGTCATCAACAGACGAGGCATG GTATGACGTTGAGTCGTTTCTCACACACAGGTTTCTAAGTTCTGGAGAAGCT GAGGTTCGTGTGAGATTTGTCGGATTTGGGGCGGAGGAGGATGAGTGGGTTAATGTGAAGAAGGCTGTGCGAGAACGCTCCATCCCTCTGGAGCATACAGAATGTCATGCAGTGAAG GAGAGGAGAGATCAATCCATCTATTATGATGCTCATGTTATCGATATTCAAAGAAGATTGCATGATATTAGGGGCTGCAGGTGTCGTTTCTTAATTCGATATGACCATGACAACACCGAG GAAAGAGTTCGTTTAAGGAGATTATGTCGCAGGCCTCTATAA